One segment of Altererythrobacter sp. Root672 DNA contains the following:
- a CDS encoding GNAT family N-acetyltransferase: MPVLKTSRLELRPPVVSDFAANMAIVSNEETARYLAAHKGPADHFARFCRNAGSWLLYGYGAFTVRLREEGEIIGNCGVFHTLRGLGPDFDDQPEAGWILRHDQVGRGLAHEAMTAVFDWFSREYGPRRIVCMIEPGNEPSIRLAAKLGFTPIREAQLPDGGEVRLFERLPG; this comes from the coding sequence ATGCCCGTACTGAAGACGTCCAGGCTGGAACTGCGCCCGCCAGTGGTGAGCGATTTTGCCGCAAACATGGCAATCGTCTCGAACGAAGAAACCGCCCGATACCTCGCTGCGCACAAGGGGCCCGCGGACCACTTCGCGCGCTTCTGCCGCAATGCCGGGAGTTGGCTGCTCTACGGCTACGGGGCTTTCACGGTGCGCTTGCGCGAGGAGGGCGAGATCATCGGCAATTGCGGCGTATTCCACACCTTGCGCGGGCTCGGCCCGGACTTCGACGATCAGCCCGAAGCCGGCTGGATTCTGCGCCATGACCAAGTCGGCCGCGGTCTCGCCCACGAGGCAATGACCGCGGTGTTCGACTGGTTCAGCCGCGAATATGGGCCGCGCCGGATCGTGTGCATGATCGAACCGGGAAACGAGCCCTCGATACGGCTTGCGGCCAAGCTGGGCTTCACGCCAATCCGCGAAGCCCAGTTGCCTGATGGCGGAGAAGTTCGCCTGTTCGAGCGGCTCCCCGGCTAG